In Thioalkalivibrio sp. XN279, a single window of DNA contains:
- a CDS encoding RimK family alpha-L-glutamate ligase, with protein MNTTPPRVALVTCTAYPSLFEDDLLLARALEELGINPVPAIWDDPAIDWTAFDALVIRTPWDYFERAAEFRAWLDARIASRVLMCNAGDILDWNYDKNYLLDLEACGVPLVPTIFIGRGEQADVAVVAQSRGWDEIVVKPTVSGGAYRTHRFRVDDATAYQQEIDETLADRGLMVQPFLPEILDGELSLLFFDGIFSHAVRKRPKPGDYRVQFRFGGTTERIEVEPALVEQARACALAAPSLPVYARVDGVVKDGQFLLMELEVFEPLMFLAHDPEAAGRFARAVQGRLRPGAGMA; from the coding sequence ATGAACACGACCCCGCCACGCGTCGCCCTGGTCACCTGTACCGCCTATCCCAGTCTCTTCGAAGACGACCTCCTGCTCGCCCGGGCACTCGAAGAGCTCGGCATCAACCCGGTGCCGGCGATCTGGGACGACCCGGCCATCGACTGGACGGCCTTCGACGCGCTGGTAATCCGTACGCCGTGGGACTACTTCGAGCGCGCGGCGGAGTTTCGCGCGTGGCTCGATGCGCGCATCGCCAGCAGGGTGCTGATGTGTAACGCCGGCGACATCCTCGACTGGAACTACGACAAGAACTACCTGCTGGACCTTGAGGCGTGTGGCGTGCCACTGGTGCCGACCATCTTCATCGGCCGCGGCGAGCAGGCCGATGTCGCGGTGGTGGCCCAGTCGCGCGGCTGGGACGAGATCGTGGTGAAGCCGACCGTCTCGGGCGGCGCCTATCGCACGCATCGCTTCCGTGTCGATGACGCGACAGCTTACCAGCAAGAGATCGACGAGACGCTCGCCGACCGGGGGCTGATGGTGCAGCCTTTCCTGCCAGAGATTCTGGACGGCGAGTTGTCGCTGCTGTTCTTCGACGGCATATTCAGCCACGCCGTTCGCAAGCGGCCGAAGCCGGGCGACTACCGGGTGCAATTCCGCTTCGGCGGCACCACCGAGCGCATCGAGGTCGAGCCGGCGCTGGTGGAGCAGGCACGCGCCTGTGCCCTGGCGGCGCCGTCGCTGCCGGTCTATGCGCGCGTCGACGGTGTGGTGAAGGACGGGCAGTTTCTGCTCATGGAGCTCGAGGTCTTCGAGCCGCTGATGTTCCTCGCTCACGACCCGGAGGCGGCGGGGCGTTTCGCCCGCGCGGTGCAGGGCCGGCTGCGTCCCGGTGCGGGCATGGCCTAA